From a region of the Kaistia sp. 32K genome:
- a CDS encoding 2-dehydro-3-deoxy-phosphogluconate aldolase, with product MTQNLSALLPIVKAAPVVPVLIIEDVKTAVPLARALVAGGLTALEVTLRTPAALDCIRAIKAEVEGANVGAGTILNPKQFDEAVSAGSSFLVSPGASPKLIAHAAGSPVPLLPGVATAGEAMFLLEEGYGAAKFFPAEQAGGAPYLKALASPLPGLQFCPTGGVSLKNALSYLSLPNVMCVGGSWVAPAAAIAAGDWAAITTLAREAFELRAA from the coding sequence ATGACCCAGAACCTCTCCGCCCTTCTCCCGATCGTGAAAGCCGCGCCGGTCGTCCCGGTGCTGATCATCGAAGACGTCAAGACCGCCGTGCCGCTGGCCCGCGCGCTCGTCGCCGGCGGCCTGACCGCGCTCGAGGTGACGCTGCGCACGCCGGCCGCCCTCGACTGCATCCGCGCCATCAAGGCCGAGGTCGAGGGCGCCAATGTCGGCGCCGGCACCATCCTGAACCCGAAGCAGTTCGACGAGGCCGTCTCGGCCGGCTCCAGCTTCCTGGTCAGCCCCGGCGCCAGCCCGAAGCTGATCGCGCATGCGGCCGGTTCGCCGGTGCCGCTGCTGCCGGGCGTCGCCACGGCCGGCGAGGCGATGTTCCTGCTCGAGGAAGGCTACGGCGCGGCAAAATTCTTCCCGGCCGAGCAGGCCGGCGGCGCGCCCTATCTGAAGGCGCTGGCCTCGCCGCTGCCGGGGCTGCAGTTCTGCCCGACCGGCGGCGTCAGCCTGAAGAACGCGCTGAGCTACCTGTCGCTGCCGAACGTCATGTGCGTCGGCGGCTCGTGGGTGGCCCCGGCCGCCGCGATCGCTGCCGGCGACTGGGCGGCGATCACCACGCTGGCGCGCGAAGCGTTCGAGCTCCGCGCCGCCTGA
- a CDS encoding energy-coupling factor ABC transporter ATP-binding protein, with protein sequence MIVLEAVSHDFDGRPVLTGIDLALAERRIGIVGANGSGKSTLARLLNGLVLPKAGRVLVDGVDTRKDVKAIRRKVGFVFQNPDHQIVMPIVGEDLAFGLKARKIPKAEIDARIDAALARYDLGHLRERPVHLLSGGEKQLVAMSAVLVTDPEILVFDEPTTLLDLRNRNRVAAAIDALPHPALVVSHDLELIAGFERVLMIEDGRVAADGLPGEVLPFYRERMR encoded by the coding sequence ATGATCGTGCTCGAAGCGGTCAGCCATGATTTCGATGGCCGGCCCGTCCTGACCGGGATCGATCTCGCGCTCGCCGAGCGCCGCATCGGCATCGTCGGCGCCAACGGCTCCGGCAAGAGCACGTTGGCGCGGCTGCTGAACGGGCTGGTCCTGCCGAAGGCGGGGCGCGTGCTGGTCGACGGCGTCGACACGAGGAAGGACGTCAAGGCGATCCGCCGCAAGGTCGGCTTCGTGTTCCAGAACCCCGACCACCAGATCGTCATGCCGATCGTCGGCGAGGACCTCGCCTTCGGGCTGAAGGCGCGCAAGATCCCGAAGGCGGAGATCGATGCGCGCATCGACGCGGCGCTGGCGCGATACGATCTCGGCCATCTGCGCGAGCGGCCGGTGCATCTGCTCTCCGGCGGCGAGAAGCAGCTGGTGGCGATGTCGGCGGTGCTCGTCACCGATCCCGAGATCCTCGTCTTCGACGAGCCGACGACGCTGCTCGACCTCCGCAACCGCAACCGCGTCGCCGCCGCCATCGACGCGCTGCCGCACCCGGCCCTCGTCGTCAGCCACGACCTCGAGCTGATCGCCGGCTTCGAGCGCGTGTTGATGATCGAGGATGGCCGCGTCGCCGCCGACGGATTGCCTGGCGAAGTGCTGCCGTTCTATCGCGAGCGGATGCGATGA
- a CDS encoding tellurite resistance TerB family protein: MIDGKSILDQLLGAATGAGGGQGQGSFGDLSRMSGSLGSGGGQPAGGEAGGLGDLLGSVLGGQGGQAGGQGGGAGGLGDLLGGILGGNGNSAAGGSGGGGIGDVVGKVTEYAKQNPGLSTAAAGGLAAVLFGGKGPKLKADALTLGGLAAIGTLAYKAYQQYKVNNPDAPASSAPTGTPAALPPADSAFHPANAPGGSDAVALSIVSAMIAAAKADGSIDADEKQRILGKLGEGGLTGEEREFLNKEFAAPLDINKIVDSATGPEHAIQLYAASILAINPDHPAERGYLDMLAARLGLDADLKASIEKAVAGASA; the protein is encoded by the coding sequence ATGATCGACGGCAAAAGCATTCTCGACCAGCTACTCGGCGCGGCAACCGGGGCAGGCGGCGGCCAGGGACAAGGCAGCTTCGGTGATCTCAGCCGGATGAGCGGCTCGCTCGGCAGCGGCGGCGGCCAGCCGGCCGGCGGCGAGGCGGGCGGCCTCGGCGACCTTCTGGGCAGCGTTCTCGGCGGCCAAGGCGGTCAGGCCGGTGGCCAGGGCGGCGGTGCCGGCGGTCTTGGTGATCTCCTCGGCGGCATTCTGGGCGGCAACGGCAATTCGGCCGCAGGCGGCTCCGGCGGGGGCGGCATCGGCGACGTCGTCGGCAAGGTGACCGAATACGCCAAGCAGAATCCCGGTCTCTCGACCGCCGCGGCCGGTGGCCTTGCGGCGGTGCTGTTCGGCGGCAAGGGTCCGAAGCTCAAGGCCGACGCGCTGACGCTGGGCGGTCTCGCCGCGATCGGCACGCTCGCCTACAAGGCCTACCAGCAATACAAGGTCAACAATCCCGATGCGCCGGCGAGTTCGGCGCCGACCGGCACCCCGGCGGCGTTGCCGCCGGCCGATTCCGCCTTCCATCCCGCCAATGCCCCGGGTGGCTCCGATGCGGTTGCGCTCTCGATCGTCTCGGCGATGATCGCGGCGGCCAAGGCCGACGGCAGCATCGACGCCGACGAGAAGCAGAGGATCCTCGGCAAGCTCGGCGAGGGCGGCCTGACCGGCGAGGAGCGCGAGTTCCTCAACAAGGAGTTCGCCGCTCCGCTCGACATCAACAAGATCGTGGATTCGGCCACCGGTCCCGAGCACGCGATCCAGCTTTATGCCGCGTCGATCCTGGCCATCAATCCCGATCATCCGGCCGAGCGCGGCTATCTCGACATGCTCGCCGCCCGCCTCGGCCTCGATGCCGACCTGAAGGCGTCGATCGAGAAGGCGGTCGCCGGCGCGTCGGCCTAA
- a CDS encoding GNAT family N-acetyltransferase, producing MSQPRRGGPEDRAEIEALQRAAYAPNRAKLGVEPLPLLADYAGLLESHEFWLLDGDTGLSGALVLEIRPEDLLIWSVATSPDARGQGVGNRLLAFAEARARELGLLTLRLYTGEKLVDNIAWYGRHGYAIERREELADRVPLEGRYVEIVPFDLAAHGRDIYELSAGAANDGLWAYLGHGPFADFESFSAHYEAAAKKEDPLLFAILDRATGKAVGHATYLRIAPQDRAIEVGNILFTPALQRTIGATEAMYLMARHAFDDLGYRRYEWKCNDLNAPSRRAAKRYGFRYEGTFRQHMIIKGRNRDTAWFSILDHEWPRVKKGFEAWLDPANFDAEGKQKTSLDCGAET from the coding sequence GTGAGCCAGCCGCGTCGCGGCGGTCCGGAGGATCGCGCGGAGATCGAGGCGCTGCAGCGGGCCGCCTATGCGCCGAACCGCGCCAAGCTCGGCGTCGAGCCGCTGCCGCTGCTGGCCGATTATGCGGGGCTGCTCGAAAGCCACGAATTCTGGCTGCTCGACGGAGACACGGGGCTTTCGGGCGCGCTGGTGCTGGAGATCCGGCCGGAGGACCTCCTGATCTGGAGCGTCGCGACGTCGCCCGACGCGCGGGGGCAGGGCGTCGGCAACCGGCTGCTCGCCTTCGCCGAGGCGCGGGCGCGCGAGCTCGGGCTTTTGACGCTCCGGCTCTACACGGGCGAGAAGCTCGTCGACAACATCGCCTGGTACGGGCGACACGGCTACGCGATCGAACGGCGGGAGGAGCTCGCCGATCGCGTGCCGCTCGAGGGCCGCTATGTCGAGATCGTGCCGTTCGATCTCGCGGCGCATGGCCGCGACATCTACGAGCTGTCGGCCGGCGCCGCCAATGACGGCCTCTGGGCCTATCTCGGCCACGGACCCTTCGCCGATTTCGAGAGCTTTTCGGCCCATTACGAGGCGGCCGCGAAGAAGGAGGATCCGCTCCTCTTCGCGATCCTCGATCGGGCGACGGGCAAGGCCGTCGGGCACGCCACCTATCTCCGCATCGCGCCGCAGGATCGCGCGATCGAGGTCGGCAACATCCTGTTCACGCCCGCTCTGCAGCGCACGATCGGCGCCACCGAGGCGATGTATCTGATGGCGCGGCATGCCTTCGACGATCTCGGCTATCGCCGTTACGAGTGGAAGTGCAACGACCTGAACGCGCCGTCACGGCGCGCGGCGAAGCGCTACGGCTTCCGCTACGAGGGCACGTTCCGCCAGCACATGATCATCAAGGGCCGCAACCGCGACACCGCCTGGTTCTCGATCCTCGACCACGAATGGCCGCGCGTGAAAAAGGGCTTCGAGGCGTGGCTCGATCCCGCCAATTTCGACGCCGAGGGGAAGCAGAAGACGAGCCTCGACTGCGGGGCGGAGACGTGA
- a CDS encoding GNAT family N-acetyltransferase — MSQPRRGGPEDRADIEALQRAAYAPNRARLGVEPLPLLADYAGLFASHEFWLLDGNEGLAGALVLEVRPEDLLIWSVATAPEARGEGVGNRLLAFAEARARELGLSTLRLYTGEKLVDNIAWYRRHGYAIERREALADRVLIHMIKTTS; from the coding sequence GTGAGCCAGCCGCGTCGCGGCGGTCCGGAGGATCGCGCTGACATCGAGGCGCTGCAGCGGGCCGCCTATGCGCCGAACCGCGCCAGGCTCGGCGTCGAGCCGCTGCCGCTTCTGGCCGATTATGCGGGCCTGTTCGCGAGCCACGAATTCTGGCTGCTCGACGGGAACGAGGGCCTCGCGGGCGCGCTGGTGCTGGAAGTCCGGCCGGAGGACCTCCTGATCTGGAGCGTCGCGACGGCGCCGGAAGCGCGGGGTGAGGGCGTCGGCAACCGGCTGCTCGCCTTCGCCGAGGCGCGGGCGCGCGAGCTCGGGCTTTCGACGCTCCGGCTCTACACGGGCGAGAAGCTCGTCGACAACATCGCCTGGTACCGGCGACACGGCTACGCGATCGAAAGGCGGGAGGCGCTCGCCGATCGCGTTCTCATTCATATGATCAAGACAACAAGCTGA
- a CDS encoding pyridoxal phosphate-dependent aminotransferase codes for MFQTVANFERIGEENAFAVLARATDLARQGRDIINLGIGQPDFRTPDHIVEAAVKALRDGEHGYTPATGILPLREAVAADVSKRTGAPVSPDNVVVVPGGKVTMFAAILMFGEPGADILYPDPGFPIYRSMIEFTGANPIPVPIREENGFAFSAEETLALITPKTRLIILNSPANPTGGVTPKAEIDKLVAGLAKWPDVAIMSDEIYGQMIYDGLEHTSLLSYPEIRDRVILLDGWSKTYAMTGWRMGYSVWPTALIDKVRKLAVNCWSCVNAPAQFAGLAALTGPQDAVHAMVAEFDRRRAVVVEEMNKISGITCATPKGAFYAFPNIKATGWKAKPLASALLEQAGVATIGGPDFGVYGEGYIRLSYANSTENIRKAIARIDEFLQANIKAA; via the coding sequence ATGTTCCAGACAGTCGCCAACTTCGAACGCATCGGCGAGGAGAACGCCTTCGCCGTGCTCGCCCGCGCCACCGACCTGGCGCGCCAGGGCCGCGACATCATCAATCTCGGCATCGGCCAGCCCGATTTCCGCACGCCCGACCATATCGTCGAGGCGGCGGTGAAGGCGCTGCGCGACGGCGAGCACGGCTATACGCCGGCGACCGGCATCCTGCCGCTGCGCGAGGCCGTCGCCGCCGACGTATCGAAGCGCACCGGCGCGCCGGTATCGCCCGACAATGTCGTGGTGGTTCCCGGCGGCAAGGTGACGATGTTCGCGGCGATCCTGATGTTCGGCGAGCCCGGCGCCGACATCCTCTATCCGGATCCTGGCTTCCCGATCTATCGCTCGATGATCGAGTTCACCGGCGCCAATCCGATCCCGGTGCCGATCCGCGAGGAGAACGGCTTCGCCTTCTCGGCCGAGGAGACGCTGGCGCTGATCACGCCGAAGACGCGGCTGATCATCCTGAATTCGCCCGCCAACCCGACCGGCGGCGTCACGCCGAAGGCAGAGATTGACAAGCTCGTCGCCGGCCTCGCCAAGTGGCCCGACGTCGCGATTATGTCCGACGAGATCTACGGCCAGATGATCTATGACGGGCTGGAGCACACCTCGCTGCTCTCCTATCCGGAGATCCGCGACCGCGTCATCCTGCTCGATGGCTGGTCGAAGACCTATGCGATGACCGGCTGGCGCATGGGCTATTCGGTCTGGCCGACGGCGCTGATCGACAAGGTGCGCAAGCTCGCGGTGAACTGCTGGTCCTGCGTCAACGCCCCGGCGCAGTTCGCCGGCCTCGCCGCGCTGACCGGCCCGCAGGACGCGGTGCATGCGATGGTCGCCGAGTTCGACCGCCGCCGCGCCGTCGTGGTCGAGGAGATGAACAAGATCTCCGGCATCACCTGCGCGACGCCGAAGGGCGCGTTCTACGCCTTCCCGAACATCAAGGCGACGGGCTGGAAGGCCAAGCCGCTCGCCTCGGCGCTGCTGGAACAGGCCGGCGTCGCCACCATCGGCGGCCCCGATTTCGGCGTCTATGGCGAGGGCTATATCCGCCTCTCCTACGCCAATTCGACGGAAAACATCCGCAAGGCGATCGCCCGCATCGACGAATTCCTGCAGGCGAACATCAAGGCGGCATAG
- a CDS encoding exonuclease domain-containing protein, with protein MHWQPFPQGPFRFFALDVETANNDRGSICQIGVACVRADHSIETWVTCVDPRTDVWLWSGLHGITADKVRGAPTFLEVLPVLETALDGAIIYQHSGFDRSAISAACTNAGRAAPSWSWRDSVQVARNAWPELKGNGGHGLAHLKIHLGLEFHHHDAGEDARAAAEVVLRAEGITPIRVPSRAATVAAMLDRPDGIGNLDEFVVRSASPTCDN; from the coding sequence ATGCACTGGCAGCCCTTTCCGCAAGGTCCCTTCCGTTTCTTCGCGCTGGATGTGGAGACGGCCAACAACGATCGAGGCAGCATCTGCCAGATCGGCGTCGCCTGCGTGCGGGCCGATCATTCGATCGAGACATGGGTGACCTGCGTCGACCCGAGGACCGATGTCTGGCTCTGGAGCGGCCTGCACGGCATCACGGCCGACAAGGTGCGGGGCGCTCCGACGTTCCTGGAGGTTCTGCCCGTTCTGGAAACCGCGCTGGACGGCGCGATCATCTATCAGCATTCCGGCTTCGACCGCAGCGCCATTTCCGCCGCCTGCACGAATGCGGGGCGTGCCGCGCCGAGCTGGTCCTGGCGCGACAGCGTTCAGGTCGCCCGGAACGCCTGGCCCGAACTGAAGGGCAATGGCGGGCATGGATTGGCCCATCTCAAGATCCATCTCGGGCTTGAATTCCATCACCACGATGCCGGCGAAGACGCGCGGGCCGCGGCGGAAGTGGTGCTGCGCGCCGAAGGCATCACGCCAATTCGCGTCCCTTCCAGAGCAGCAACCGTGGCGGCGATGCTGGATAGGCCCGACGGGATCGGCAATCTCGACGAATTCGTCGTGCGCAGCGCCTCCCCCACCTGCGACAATTGA
- a CDS encoding IlvD/Edd family dehydratase, producing the protein MSSTTPRKLRSQSWFDNPDNPGMTALYMERYLNYGLTRKELQSGKPIIGIAQTGSDLSPCNRHHLVLAERVREGVREAGGLVMEFPVHPIQETGKRPGAALDRNLAYLGLVELLYGYPLDGVVLTIGCDKTTPACLMAAATVNIPAIALSVGPMLNGWYKGERTGSGTIVWKQRERLAAGEIDYEEFMEIVASSAPSTGYCNTMGTASTMNSLAEALGMQLPGSAAIPAPYRERQQIAYETGKRAVEMVWEDLKPSDIITREAIENAIVVNSAIGGSTNAPIHINAIARHIGVDVTVDDWQTVGHKVPLLVNLQPAGKYLGEDYQHAGGVPAVVNELMKHGLIHENAMTVNGKTMGDNCRNAEIELPDVIRTFETALVQDAGFIVLRGNLFDSAIMKTSVISKEFRDRYLSNPNDPEAFEGRAIVFDGPEDYHHRLDDPELNIDENCILFIRGTGPIGYPGAAEVVNMQPPAALIKRGILSLPCIGDGRQSGTSGSPSILNASPEAAAGGGLALLQTGDRVRVDLNKGSANILISDEELAARRAALNAAGGFPIPPSQTPWQEIQRALTDQLADGMVLKPAVKYQRVHQTYGIPRDNH; encoded by the coding sequence ATGTCGTCCACCACACCCCGCAAGCTTCGTTCCCAGTCCTGGTTCGACAATCCGGACAATCCCGGCATGACCGCGCTCTATATGGAGCGCTATCTGAACTACGGCCTGACCCGCAAGGAACTGCAGTCCGGCAAGCCGATCATCGGCATCGCGCAGACGGGTTCGGACCTGTCGCCGTGCAACCGCCACCACCTGGTGCTCGCCGAGCGCGTCCGCGAGGGCGTGCGCGAAGCCGGCGGCCTGGTCATGGAATTCCCGGTCCATCCGATCCAGGAGACCGGCAAGCGTCCGGGCGCCGCGCTTGACCGCAACCTCGCCTATCTCGGCCTGGTCGAGCTCCTCTACGGCTATCCGCTCGACGGCGTCGTGCTGACGATCGGCTGCGACAAGACGACCCCGGCCTGCCTGATGGCCGCGGCAACCGTCAACATCCCGGCGATCGCGCTGTCGGTCGGCCCGATGCTGAACGGCTGGTACAAGGGCGAGCGCACCGGCTCGGGCACGATCGTCTGGAAGCAGCGCGAGCGCCTCGCCGCCGGCGAGATCGACTATGAAGAGTTCATGGAGATCGTCGCTTCGTCCGCGCCGTCGACCGGCTATTGCAACACGATGGGCACGGCGTCGACGATGAACTCGCTCGCCGAGGCGCTCGGCATGCAGCTGCCCGGTTCGGCCGCCATTCCGGCGCCGTATCGCGAGCGCCAGCAGATCGCCTACGAGACCGGCAAGCGCGCTGTCGAGATGGTCTGGGAAGACCTGAAGCCGTCCGACATCATCACCCGCGAGGCGATCGAGAACGCCATCGTCGTCAACTCGGCGATCGGCGGCTCGACCAACGCGCCGATCCACATCAACGCCATCGCCCGTCACATCGGCGTCGACGTCACCGTCGACGACTGGCAGACGGTCGGCCACAAGGTGCCGCTGCTGGTCAATCTGCAGCCGGCCGGCAAGTATCTGGGTGAAGACTACCAGCATGCCGGCGGCGTGCCGGCCGTCGTCAACGAGCTGATGAAGCACGGCCTCATCCATGAGAATGCGATGACCGTCAACGGCAAGACGATGGGCGACAACTGCCGCAACGCCGAGATCGAGCTGCCGGACGTCATCCGCACCTTCGAGACGGCGCTGGTGCAGGACGCCGGCTTCATCGTGCTGCGCGGCAATCTGTTCGACAGCGCGATCATGAAGACCAGCGTGATCTCGAAGGAGTTCCGCGACCGCTACCTGTCGAACCCGAACGATCCGGAGGCGTTTGAGGGCCGCGCGATCGTGTTCGACGGTCCGGAGGACTACCACCACCGCCTCGACGATCCCGAGCTGAACATCGACGAGAACTGCATCCTGTTCATCCGCGGCACCGGCCCGATCGGCTATCCGGGTGCGGCCGAGGTCGTGAACATGCAGCCGCCGGCAGCCCTCATCAAGCGCGGCATCCTCTCGCTGCCCTGCATCGGCGACGGCCGCCAGTCGGGCACGTCGGGCTCGCCGTCGATCCTGAACGCCTCGCCGGAAGCCGCCGCCGGCGGTGGCCTCGCGCTGCTGCAGACGGGGGACCGCGTCCGCGTCGACCTGAACAAGGGCTCGGCCAACATCCTGATCTCGGACGAGGAACTGGCGGCTCGCCGCGCGGCCCTCAACGCCGCCGGCGGTTTCCCGATCCCGCCGAGCCAGACGCCGTGGCAGGAGATCCAGCGCGCGCTGACCGACCAGCTGGCCGACGGCATGGTGTTGAAGCCCGCGGTCAAGTACCAGCGGGTCCACCAGACCTACGGCATCCCGCGCGACAACCACTGA
- a CDS encoding MFS transporter translates to MTGFNRWLVVFAGALMGCVAIGAMFSLAVFLDPMSTDTGWSRAGISSAMTLNFLIMGVAGIGWGAASDRFGPRVVVLIGSLLLGLALVLASRATSLLAFQLTFGILVGLAASAFFAPVIAAVTGWFDTNRSLAVSLVSAGMGMAPMTISPFARWLITAYDWRVAMLAIGIGTWVVLLPATMLLRTPPRTTAPAAIPAADGSAVGGMTMQGALRSPQFWILGLTFFACCAAHSGPIFHMVSYAIVCGVSPMAAVSIYSVEGLAGLGGRILLGVGADRLGVKPVLVAGLLVQALVIAAYSLVGQLEQFYLLALIFGAAYGGVMPLYAVLAHDYFGQKNLGAVLGAATLLSSLGMALGPWIGGWIFDTYQNYAWLFIGSSIVGLGAVAIALTFPPLRQRQAQPA, encoded by the coding sequence ATGACCGGTTTCAATCGCTGGCTCGTCGTCTTCGCGGGCGCCTTGATGGGCTGCGTCGCCATCGGGGCCATGTTCTCGCTCGCCGTCTTCCTCGATCCGATGTCCACGGACACCGGATGGTCGCGGGCCGGCATATCGAGCGCCATGACGCTCAACTTCCTGATCATGGGCGTCGCCGGCATCGGCTGGGGCGCGGCGAGCGACCGTTTCGGGCCGCGCGTCGTCGTGCTGATCGGCTCGCTTCTGCTCGGACTGGCGCTCGTTCTCGCCAGCCGGGCGACCTCGCTTCTCGCCTTCCAGCTGACCTTCGGCATTCTCGTCGGCCTCGCCGCGAGCGCCTTCTTCGCCCCGGTGATCGCCGCCGTCACCGGCTGGTTCGACACCAACCGCAGCCTCGCCGTCTCGCTGGTCTCGGCCGGAATGGGCATGGCGCCGATGACCATCTCGCCCTTCGCCCGCTGGCTGATCACCGCCTATGACTGGCGCGTCGCCATGCTCGCGATCGGCATCGGCACCTGGGTCGTGCTGCTGCCGGCGACGATGCTGTTGCGCACCCCTCCCAGGACCACGGCTCCCGCCGCGATCCCCGCCGCCGACGGCTCCGCGGTCGGCGGCATGACGATGCAGGGCGCCCTGCGCTCGCCGCAGTTCTGGATCCTCGGCCTCACCTTCTTTGCCTGCTGCGCGGCGCATTCGGGGCCGATCTTCCACATGGTGAGCTATGCCATCGTCTGCGGCGTCTCGCCGATGGCGGCCGTCAGCATCTACAGCGTCGAGGGGCTTGCCGGGCTCGGCGGCCGCATCCTGCTCGGCGTCGGCGCCGACAGGCTCGGCGTCAAGCCGGTGCTGGTGGCGGGACTGCTGGTGCAGGCCCTCGTCATCGCCGCCTACAGCCTCGTCGGCCAACTCGAGCAATTCTATCTGCTGGCGCTGATCTTCGGGGCCGCCTATGGCGGCGTGATGCCGCTCTATGCCGTGCTCGCGCATGATTATTTCGGCCAGAAGAACCTCGGCGCGGTGCTCGGCGCGGCGACCCTGCTGTCGAGCCTCGGCATGGCGCTCGGGCCCTGGATCGGCGGCTGGATCTTCGACACCTACCAGAACTATGCGTGGCTCTTCATCGGCTCGTCGATCGTCGGCCTCGGCGCGGTCGCCATCGCCCTCACCTTCCCGCCGCTCCGCCAGAGGCAGGCGCAGCCGGCCTGA
- a CDS encoding GNAT family N-acetyltransferase: protein MTSSETYPVGVAVDPTPAPRPARVPLEGRHVEIVPFDLAAHGRDIYELSAGAANDGLWAYLGHGPFADFDGFSAYYAEAAKKEDPLLFAILDRATGKAVGHATYLRIAPQDRAIEVGNILFTPALQRTIGATEAMYLMARHAFDDLGYRRYEWKCNDLNAPSRRAAKRYGFRYEGTFRQHMIIKGRNRDTAWFSILDHEWPRVKQGFEAWLDPANFDAEGKQKTSLDCGAET, encoded by the coding sequence GTGACATCGTCTGAAACCTATCCGGTCGGCGTCGCCGTCGACCCGACGCCCGCGCCGCGCCCCGCTCGCGTGCCCCTCGAGGGCCGCCACGTCGAGATCGTGCCGTTCGATCTCGCGGCGCACGGCCGCGACATCTACGAGCTATCGGCCGGCGCCGCCAATGACGGCCTCTGGGCCTATCTCGGGCATGGGCCCTTCGCCGATTTCGATGGTTTTTCGGCCTATTACGCCGAGGCCGCGAAGAAGGAGGATCCGCTTCTCTTCGCGATCCTCGATCGCGCGACGGGCAAGGCCGTCGGGCATGCCACCTATCTCCGCATCGCGCCGCAGGACCGCGCCATCGAGGTCGGCAACATCCTGTTCACGCCCGCTCTGCAACGCACCATCGGCGCCACCGAGGCGATGTATCTGATGGCGCGGCACGCCTTCGACGATCTCGGCTATCGCCGTTACGAGTGGAAGTGCAACGATCTGAACGCGCCGTCGCGGCGCGCGGCGAAGCGCTACGGCTTCCGCTACGAGGGCACGTTCCGCCAGCACATGATCATCAAGGGCCGCAATCGCGACACCGCCTGGTTCTCGATCCTCGACCACGAATGGCCGCGCGTAAAACAGGGCTTCGAGGCGTGGCTCGATCCCGCCAATTTTGACGCCGAGGGGAAGCAGAAGACGAGCCTCGACTGCGGGGCGGAGACGTGA
- a CDS encoding isocitrate lyase/phosphoenolpyruvate mutase family protein: MTSIAARRANFRKLHDAGCFVMPNPWDIGSARLSAGLGFPALATTSGGFAFSRGLPDGAVDRDTMLAHIAEIVAATELPVNADFGNAFADAAEAVATNVALCVEAGVAGLSVEDMAADRSLYEFDHAVARVRAARAAIDAAGPDVLLTARSEALLTGHPGGLDEACRRIAAFAEAGADVLFVPGKPDAASIAKVIDAAGGKPVNVIALDPAQSIADLAEAGVRRVSLATALARAAYGGFLRLAREVAGSGTLTELAHAEPGAELNRFFAPFAGGSQS, translated from the coding sequence ATGACATCGATCGCGGCGCGTCGCGCCAATTTCCGCAAGCTGCATGACGCGGGCTGCTTCGTCATGCCCAATCCATGGGACATCGGCAGCGCCCGGCTTTCCGCCGGCCTCGGTTTCCCGGCGCTGGCGACGACCTCGGGCGGCTTCGCCTTCAGCCGCGGCCTGCCGGACGGCGCCGTCGACCGCGACACCATGCTGGCGCATATCGCCGAGATCGTCGCCGCCACCGAGCTGCCGGTGAACGCCGATTTCGGCAACGCCTTCGCCGACGCCGCCGAGGCGGTCGCGACCAATGTCGCGCTTTGCGTCGAGGCGGGCGTCGCCGGGCTTTCGGTCGAGGACATGGCGGCGGATCGCTCGCTCTATGAATTCGACCACGCCGTCGCCCGGGTGCGCGCGGCGCGCGCCGCCATCGACGCGGCCGGACCGGACGTGCTTCTGACGGCGCGCAGCGAGGCGCTGCTCACCGGTCATCCGGGCGGGCTGGACGAGGCCTGCCGCCGCATCGCCGCCTTCGCGGAGGCCGGCGCCGACGTGCTCTTCGTGCCGGGCAAGCCCGATGCCGCTTCGATCGCCAAGGTGATCGACGCCGCCGGCGGCAAGCCGGTCAACGTCATCGCGCTCGATCCCGCGCAGTCGATCGCCGATCTCGCCGAGGCCGGCGTCCGCCGTGTCTCGCTCGCGACCGCGCTGGCGCGTGCCGCCTATGGCGGCTTCCTGCGCCTCGCGCGCGAGGTGGCCGGGTCCGGCACGTTGACCGAACTCGCCCATGCCGAGCCCGGCGCCGAGCTGAACCGTTTCTTCGCGCCCTTCGCCGGAGGTTCCCAATCGTGA